In the Opitutia bacterium genome, one interval contains:
- a CDS encoding transposase, whose translation MPKRRRPVHLPLWDAAVRSNIVFLTVCTKDRRPVLANPEMMRRLTEAWSAATRWRVGRYVIMPDHVHLFCAPGSWPAESLALWVRYWKRLTAQAVAGDIWQKNFWDTQLRRHESYGAKWEYVRQNPVRAKLVRHDEDWLYQGELNVLEWVE comes from the coding sequence TTGCCCAAGCGCCGTCGGCCGGTGCACCTGCCATTGTGGGATGCCGCCGTTCGTTCGAATATCGTCTTTCTCACGGTGTGCACAAAAGACCGGCGTCCGGTGCTCGCGAATCCGGAAATGATGCGACGATTGACCGAAGCGTGGAGTGCGGCGACACGGTGGCGGGTGGGGCGCTACGTCATCATGCCGGACCACGTGCATCTCTTCTGCGCGCCGGGAAGCTGGCCGGCGGAGTCGCTGGCGCTTTGGGTGCGTTACTGGAAGCGACTGACAGCGCAGGCTGTCGCTGGCGACATCTGGCAGAAGAATTTTTGGGACACCCAGCTGCGTCGACACGAAAGCTACGGCGCCAAGTGGGAGTATGTGCGGCAAAATCCCGTGCGCGCCAAACTGGTGCGGCACGACGAGGATTGGCTCTACCAAGGCGAACTGAACGTCTTGGAATGGGTGGAGTGA
- the mutS gene encoding DNA mismatch repair protein MutS, with translation MMQQYFEVKRGLPANTLLLFRLGDFYEMFFEDAEVASRLLGITLTKRQDYPMAGIPFHAADNYVTKLLAAGKKVAICDQAEPAKAGKLVKRQLTRILSPGTTLAANQLEAAKNHYLCALELNKHGLHAAWLDVSTGEFRVATDARPENLLPVLTALDPAELVLIEGDLEKWKAAPHEEHVTHNLQHFCAERLITELPGYHFEISGGAKTVMDALGVLNLQGFGLANNHAALGAAGAVVYYATENLCAKPENLRSLQEYRSAHTLLLDPATLRNLEIFASIRGTRDASLLGAIDRTTTAAGARLLERWLAAPTLDLPEIRRRQTAVGEFVAQPSDLANIRELLNKVRDIPRILGRLQNRLRNPRELGGVRDTLAQIPAIIACLDLLDSHLVGSHGGEISKVRARLTDLPALRDLLSQALADELPNDLADGNYIRAGYDAELDRLRSLTTDNKSWLAELERREQERTGIKSLKVRFTSVFGYYIEVTKANVHLVPADYVRKQTTVNGERYVTEDLKLKEKEIFSAEEKSLAREQELFAYLVGAVLAEAAALQRTAEALAELDVLGGWAVLAREWDYCRPDLDEGDSLSITDGRHPVVEQMMKQERLGLAGSYTFVPNDAALSATDAQIILLTGPNMAGKSTYIRQVALITLMAQIGCWTPAKACRLGLVDRIFSRVGASDDLARGNSTFMVEMNETANILNNATDRSLIILDEIGRGTSTYDGLSIAWAVVEHLHRSADRGPRTLFATHYQELTQLDKHLPRLRNFSVAVKEWNDDIVFVRRVVEGAADRSYGIQVARLAGLPLTVIDRAKTILSQLESDEVTVTLPAAPQAKPKKKITVEPTDDSQLNLL, from the coding sequence ATGATGCAGCAGTATTTCGAGGTCAAACGCGGCCTCCCGGCGAACACGCTGCTGCTTTTCCGCCTGGGCGATTTCTACGAGATGTTCTTCGAGGACGCCGAGGTCGCCTCGCGTCTGCTCGGGATCACTCTGACCAAGCGCCAAGACTACCCGATGGCGGGCATCCCGTTCCACGCCGCCGACAACTACGTCACCAAGCTCCTCGCCGCCGGCAAAAAGGTCGCGATCTGCGACCAGGCCGAGCCCGCCAAGGCCGGCAAACTCGTCAAGCGCCAGCTCACCCGCATCCTCTCGCCCGGCACCACGCTCGCCGCCAATCAGCTCGAAGCCGCGAAAAACCACTACCTCTGCGCCCTCGAGCTGAACAAACACGGCCTGCACGCCGCGTGGCTCGACGTCTCGACCGGTGAGTTCCGGGTCGCGACCGACGCGCGTCCGGAAAATCTCCTGCCCGTTCTCACCGCGCTCGACCCCGCCGAACTTGTCCTCATCGAGGGCGACCTCGAAAAATGGAAGGCCGCGCCGCACGAGGAGCACGTCACGCACAACCTCCAGCACTTTTGCGCCGAGCGTCTCATCACCGAGTTGCCCGGCTACCATTTCGAGATCAGCGGCGGCGCGAAGACCGTGATGGACGCGCTCGGCGTGCTGAATCTCCAAGGTTTCGGCCTCGCCAACAACCATGCCGCGCTCGGTGCGGCCGGCGCCGTCGTTTACTATGCGACGGAAAATCTCTGCGCGAAGCCGGAAAACCTCCGCTCGCTTCAGGAATACCGCAGCGCGCACACCCTGCTCCTCGACCCCGCGACGCTGCGCAACCTCGAGATTTTCGCCTCCATCCGCGGCACCCGCGACGCCTCGCTGCTCGGCGCCATCGACCGCACCACGACCGCCGCCGGCGCCCGCCTGCTCGAACGCTGGCTCGCCGCGCCAACTCTCGATCTCCCCGAAATTCGCCGCCGCCAGACCGCCGTGGGCGAATTCGTCGCCCAACCGAGCGACCTCGCGAACATCCGCGAACTGCTCAACAAAGTCCGCGACATCCCGCGCATCCTCGGTCGCCTGCAAAACCGCCTCCGCAACCCGCGCGAACTCGGCGGCGTGCGCGACACGCTCGCGCAGATTCCCGCCATCATCGCCTGCCTCGACCTGCTCGACTCGCACCTCGTCGGCAGCCACGGCGGAGAAATTTCCAAGGTCCGCGCGCGCCTCACCGACTTGCCCGCGCTGCGCGATCTGCTCTCGCAAGCGCTCGCCGACGAACTCCCCAACGACCTCGCCGACGGCAATTACATCCGCGCCGGCTACGACGCCGAGCTCGACCGCCTGCGCAGCCTCACGACCGACAACAAGAGCTGGCTCGCCGAACTCGAACGCCGTGAGCAGGAGCGCACCGGCATCAAGAGCCTCAAGGTCCGCTTCACGTCCGTCTTCGGTTACTACATCGAGGTCACCAAGGCCAACGTCCACCTCGTCCCCGCCGACTACGTCCGCAAACAAACGACGGTGAACGGCGAGCGTTACGTCACCGAAGACCTCAAGCTGAAGGAAAAGGAAATCTTCTCCGCCGAGGAGAAATCGCTCGCGCGCGAGCAGGAGCTCTTCGCCTACCTCGTTGGCGCCGTCCTCGCCGAAGCCGCCGCGCTCCAGCGCACCGCCGAGGCGCTCGCCGAACTCGACGTGCTCGGCGGCTGGGCCGTGCTGGCGCGCGAGTGGGATTACTGCCGCCCCGACCTCGACGAAGGCGACTCGCTCTCGATCACCGACGGCCGCCATCCCGTCGTGGAGCAGATGATGAAGCAGGAACGCCTCGGCCTCGCGGGCAGCTACACCTTCGTGCCGAACGACGCCGCGCTCTCCGCCACCGACGCGCAGATCATCCTCCTCACCGGTCCGAACATGGCGGGCAAATCCACTTACATCCGCCAAGTCGCGCTCATCACGCTCATGGCGCAGATCGGCTGCTGGACGCCCGCCAAGGCCTGCCGACTCGGACTCGTGGACCGCATTTTCTCCCGCGTCGGCGCCAGCGACGATCTCGCGCGCGGTAACTCGACCTTCATGGTCGAGATGAACGAGACCGCGAACATCCTCAACAACGCCACCGACCGCTCGCTCATCATCCTCGACGAAATCGGCCGCGGCACGTCGACCTACGACGGCCTTTCGATCGCGTGGGCCGTCGTCGAACACCTGCACCGCTCCGCCGATCGCGGTCCGCGCACGCTGTTCGCCACGCACTATCAGGAACTCACGCAGCTCGACAAACACCTGCCGCGCCTGCGCAACTTCTCCGTCGCCGTGAAGGAGTGGAACGACGACATCGTGTTCGTGCGCCGCGTCGTCGAAGGCGCCGCCGACCGCAGCTACGGCATCCAAGTCGCCCGCCTCGCGGGCTTGCCGCTCACGGTGATCGACCGCGCCAAGACGATCCTCAGTCAGCTCGAATCCGACGAAGTCACCGTGACGCTCCCCGCCGCACCGCAGGCGAAGCCGAAGAAAAAGATCACGGTCGAGCCGACCGACGACTCGCAGTTGAACCTGCTGTAA
- a CDS encoding alpha/beta fold hydrolase encodes MVNLFHVDLGGQGNPPMIVLHGLLGSSRNWQTTGRDLATRFHVVALDSRNHGRSPHAGDMSYELMADDVLAWMDARGLPAATIVGHSMGGKIAMLLACRHAARVQRLVVVDVAPRDYSWQGHRAEFMAMNELNLTNLQSRQEAEMRFEARVPDLGMRKFLTTNLARNDAGEWSWAINLPVLTRELPRLEKDALTPADRYERPTQFILGGRSRYVQESDHEAIRRHFPQARLTTIPEAGHNPHMDAREAFVRAVLDG; translated from the coding sequence GTGGTGAATCTTTTCCATGTCGATTTGGGCGGGCAGGGGAATCCGCCGATGATCGTGCTGCACGGGTTGCTCGGCTCGTCGCGCAACTGGCAAACGACCGGGCGCGACCTCGCAACGCGCTTTCACGTCGTCGCGCTCGACTCCCGCAATCACGGCCGCTCGCCGCACGCGGGCGACATGAGCTACGAGCTGATGGCGGACGATGTGCTCGCGTGGATGGACGCGCGCGGGCTGCCGGCGGCGACGATCGTCGGACACAGCATGGGCGGGAAGATCGCGATGCTGCTTGCCTGCCGCCATGCGGCGCGCGTGCAGCGACTCGTGGTCGTCGACGTGGCACCGCGCGACTACAGCTGGCAGGGGCATCGCGCGGAGTTCATGGCGATGAACGAGCTGAATCTGACGAACCTCCAGTCGCGGCAGGAGGCCGAGATGCGCTTCGAGGCGCGCGTGCCTGACCTGGGCATGCGGAAATTTCTCACGACGAATCTCGCGCGCAATGACGCGGGCGAGTGGTCGTGGGCGATCAACCTGCCGGTGCTCACACGTGAGTTGCCGCGACTCGAAAAGGACGCCTTGACACCCGCCGATCGTTACGAAAGGCCAACGCAGTTCATTCTCGGCGGCCGGTCACGCTACGTGCAGGAGAGCGACCACGAAGCGATTCGCCGGCACTTTCCGCAGGCGCGGCTCACGACGATCCCGGAAGCCGGCCACAATCCGCACATGGATGCGCGCGAGGCGTTCGTGCGCGCGGTGCTCGATGGATAG
- a CDS encoding MATE family efflux transporter gives MNSSNTKAAPTLLQIAWPIFIEQSLRILIGVVDTFMVSHVSDGAVAALGVANQFVVLALICFNFIGIGASVVITHHVGAGDAKGAEKIVTTAIAVNTWIGLAVSLVAFTCATPLLRLMQLPDELMVHARPFLTLMGGTLFMESMNVSLGASLRAHGHTRDAMVVTTLQNLINIGGSCVLLFGLFGAPKMGVTGVALASVFSRVVACIILWVLLDRRLKLMLRARDFVDVSMDRIKRILHIGLPAAGEHMSYWVSLMVITSFVARMGSESLAMMTYTRQVQLLVILFSIALGLGTELLIGRLVGAGDFEGAYREVMKSVRIGFAISTTAIVLVAIFAKQLLGQFSHDAVVVAGGAFLLLISIPYEPGRVLNIVIINALRATGDARFPISIAVFSQWCFSVPLCWLFGLKFGWGLVGVWVAMAVEEWARGLMMLRRWTKRSWLPHAQRSRDAVASGGRLPMVSET, from the coding sequence ATGAACTCGTCGAATACCAAAGCCGCACCGACTCTGCTCCAGATCGCCTGGCCGATCTTCATCGAGCAGTCGCTGCGCATACTCATCGGCGTCGTGGACACCTTCATGGTCAGCCACGTGTCCGACGGCGCCGTCGCGGCGCTGGGTGTCGCCAACCAGTTCGTCGTGCTGGCGCTAATTTGTTTCAACTTCATCGGCATCGGCGCAAGCGTCGTCATCACGCATCACGTCGGCGCGGGCGACGCCAAGGGCGCGGAGAAAATCGTCACAACCGCCATCGCGGTGAACACCTGGATCGGTCTCGCCGTCAGCCTCGTGGCGTTCACGTGCGCCACGCCGCTGCTGCGCCTGATGCAGTTGCCCGACGAGCTGATGGTGCACGCCCGGCCGTTCCTCACGCTGATGGGCGGAACCTTGTTCATGGAATCGATGAACGTCTCGCTCGGCGCCTCGCTCCGCGCGCACGGCCACACGCGCGATGCGATGGTCGTCACGACGCTGCAGAATCTGATCAACATCGGTGGCAGCTGCGTGCTGCTCTTCGGGCTCTTCGGCGCACCGAAGATGGGCGTCACCGGCGTGGCGCTCGCGAGCGTCTTCAGCCGTGTTGTCGCATGCATCATCCTCTGGGTGCTGCTCGATCGCCGCCTGAAGCTCATGCTGCGTGCGCGCGACTTCGTCGATGTGAGCATGGACCGCATCAAGCGCATCCTGCACATCGGCCTGCCGGCCGCCGGCGAGCACATGAGTTACTGGGTGTCGCTGATGGTGATCACGAGCTTTGTCGCCCGCATGGGCTCCGAGAGCCTCGCGATGATGACCTACACCCGGCAGGTGCAGTTGCTGGTGATCCTCTTCTCCATCGCGCTCGGTCTCGGCACCGAGCTGCTGATCGGCCGCCTCGTCGGCGCGGGCGATTTCGAAGGCGCCTATCGAGAGGTGATGAAAAGCGTGCGCATCGGTTTCGCCATCTCGACCACGGCGATCGTGCTCGTGGCGATTTTCGCGAAGCAACTGCTCGGACAATTCTCGCACGACGCTGTGGTAGTCGCGGGCGGAGCGTTTCTGCTGCTGATTTCGATCCCCTACGAGCCAGGTCGCGTCCTGAATATTGTCATCATCAATGCGCTCCGCGCCACCGGCGACGCGCGTTTCCCGATCTCGATCGCGGTCTTCTCGCAATGGTGCTTCAGCGTGCCGCTCTGCTGGCTGTTCGGCCTGAAATTCGGCTGGGGACTCGTGGGCGTCTGGGTGGCCATGGCGGTCGAGGAATGGGCACGTGGTCTCATGATGCTGCGCCGCTGGACGAAGCGCTCGTGGCTCCCGCATGCGCAACGCAGCCGCGATGCCGTCGCGAGCGGCGGCCGGCTGCCGATGGTGTCCGAGACCTGA